A genomic window from Gossypium hirsutum isolate 1008001.06 chromosome D10, Gossypium_hirsutum_v2.1, whole genome shotgun sequence includes:
- the LOC107932648 gene encoding G-type lectin S-receptor-like serine/threonine-protein kinase CES101 — protein MANTTRNLLLFSLSCFIPLLFRPTCSQIATISHGQQLKQDQQLVSTSGMFKLGFKSVHKDNSYLGIWYNGEDDNLLWVANRNTPTFGSTGILEIDDRGSLKILHQSADPVVLYSVEEPSNTSATLEDSGNFVLHELNRDGSIKRLLWESFDYPTDTLLPGMKLGFNSKTGLNWALTSWRSDESPASGSFSLGLYPSDSTQWAIWWRGEVYWKSGSFQHGFLEVFLSNCSYDIFYVSNENETYFNYTVKKAVTIFPRLKLNSEGELVSYKADSVASQVSCTKNMSIGCMKLNVPKCSRSLGNNVFQRHVGYMSYTGFKFSETDNLSLIDCQAKCLDDCTCVAYASKNDDGTGCEIWHTGVVFSQSFTGDNAPDVKREVFILEPRENKWWIWLIASVGVVMIVPPVCSICYTIWENSNRGGVGKMNQRVLFDEIGGGAMASTKNDTLISRRTDGHDNQLAVFSFESIVAATNCFSVGNKLGEGGFGPVYKGKLVDGREIAVKRLSSHSGQGLVEFKNEAILIAKLQHTNLVRLLGFCIQVEEKMLIYEYMPNKSLDFFIFDSEKKSMLNWKERLNIIEGIAQGLIYLHKYSRLKVIHRDLKASNILLDHEMIPKISDFGMARIFGLNESESNTKRVVGTFGYMAPEYAIHGIVSTKTDVFSFGVLLLEIVSGKKTNSCYHPEHPLNLIGYAWQLWNEGQGTVLIDPILDESCNQNEALRCIHVGLLCVQNHAIDRPTMADVVSMLSNETVQLPAPKQPAFFIYATEEEADIRETKWNNCSINHVTVSVMEAR, from the exons ATGGCAAACACAACAAGAAATCTTCTTCTCTTTAGTCTTTCATGTTTTATCCCCTTGCTTTTTAGACCTACATGTTCTCAGATAGCCACGATATCCCATGGCCAACAGCTGAAACAGGATCAGCAGTTGGTTTCAACTTCTGGAATGTTCAAGTTAGGATTCAAATCTGTGCACAAGGATAATTCCTACTTGGGAATATGGTACAATGGGGAAGATGACAATCTACTTTGGGTTGCCAATCGGAACACCCCAACATTTGGCAGTACCGGGATTCTTGAGATAGATGATCGGGGCAGCTTGAAAATTTTACATCAATCGGCAGACCCTGTGGTACTGTACTCTGTTGAAGAACCAAGTAACACCAGTGCTACTCTAGAGGATTCTGGCAATTTCGTGCTACATGAACTGAATAGGGATGGGTCTATTAAGCGGCTTCTATGGGAAAGCTTCGATTATCCTACAGATACGCTTCTTCCAGGGATGAAACTTGGGTTTAACTCCAAGACTGGTCTCAACTGGGCTCTGACATCATGGAGAAGTGATGAGTCCCCTGCATCAGGGTCTTTTAGCCTTGGGTTGTACCCTAGTGATTCAACTCAGTGGGCTATATGGTGGCGAGGGGAAGTCTACTGGAAAAGTGGGTCTTTTCAACATGGGTTTCTCGAGGTCTTCTTATCCAATTGTTCCTACGATATCTTTTACGTTTCCAATGAGAATGAAACATACTTCAATTATACTGTGAAGAAAGCTGTTACCATTTTCCCAAGGTTGAAACTGAATTCGGAGGGTGAACTCGTGAGTTACAAGGCGGATTCTGTGGCTTCACAAGTTTCATGTACCAAAAACATGAGCATAGGGTGCATGAAACTGAACGTACCTAAGTGTAGTAGAAGCTTGGGAAATAACGTTTTCCAGCGGCATGTGGGTTACATGTCCTACACCGGGTTTAAATTCAGTGAGACCGACAACCTGTCTCTAATTGATTGTCAGGCCAAGTGCTTGGACGATTGTACTTGTGTGGCATATGCTTCGAAAAATGATGATGGGACCGGCTGCGAGATTTGGCACACTGGAGTCGTTTTTAGTCAATCATTTACCGGAGATAATGCGCCTGATGTCAAGCGTGAAGTATTCATTCTTGAACCAAGAG AGAACAAGTGGTGGATATGGCTGATCGCATCGGTTGGCGTAGTTATGATTGTACCCCCAGTATGCTCAATATGTTACACAATATGGGAAAACAGCAACAGAGGAG GGGTTGGAAAGATGAACCAAAGGGTGCTGTTTGATGAAATTGGAGGTGGTGCAATGGCTTCAACCAAGAATGACACTTTGATAAGTCGCAGAACAGATGGACATGATAACCAGTTGGCTGTGTTCAGCTTTGAAAGCATTGTTGCTGCTACAAACTGTTTTTCAGTAGGAAACAAGCTAGGAGAGGGCGGCTTTGGTCCGGTCTATAAG GGAAAACTTGTGGATGGGAGAGAAATAGCAGTGAAGAGACTTTCAAGTCATTCAGGGCAAGGATTGGTGGAGTTCAAGAATGAAGCCATACTCATTGCAAAACTACAGCACACCAATCTGGTGAGACTTTTAGGATTTTGCATTCAAGTGGAAGAAAAGATGTTGATTTATGAATACATGCCTAACAAAAGTTTAGATTTCTTTATCTTTG ATTCCGAAAAGAAATCCATGTTAAATTGGAAGGAACGCCTCAATATAATTGAAGGGATTGCTCAGGGACTAATTTATCTCCATAAATATTCAAGACTCAAAGTGATTCACAGAGACTTAAAGGCTAGCAATATTTTACTTGACCATGAGATGATCCCAAAGATATCTGATTTTGGCATGGCTAGAATATTTGGATTAAATGAATCTGAATCAAATACTAAAAGAGTTGTTGGAACATT TGGCTACATGGCTCCAGAATATGCCATCCACGGCATTGTGTCAACAAAAACTGACGTGTTTAGCTTTGGAGTCCTACTACTAGAGATTGTGAGTGGCAAGAAGACCAATAGTTGCTATCATCCAGAACATCCATTGAATCTTATAGGTTAT GCATGGCAACTTTGGAACGAAGGTCAAGGTACAGTGCTTATAGATCCGATATTAGATGAATCCTGCAATCAAAATGAAGCACTGAGATGCATTCATGTAGGCCTCTTGTGTGTGCAAAACCATGCAATAGATAGACCCACAATGGCAGATGTTGTTTCAATGCTTTCAAACGAAACTGTACAGCTACCAGCACCCAAGCAACCAGCTTTTTTCATTTATGCAACAGAAGAAGAGGCAGATATACGTGAAACCAAGTGGAACAACTGTTCCATAAATCATGTTACAGTCTCAGTGATGGAAGCAAGATGA
- the LOC107932637 gene encoding mitochondrial arginine transporter BAC2 isoform X2, translating to MAGIISGYPLDTLRIRQQSTDSGSALRILRRVVATEGPGALYRGMAAPLASVTFQNAMVFQIYAILSRAFDSSVSATDPPSYKGVALGGVGTGALQSVMLTPVELIKIRLQLQNTSFPGSQSVGAHTGPISVAKSILKTEGLRGIYRGFTITALRDAPSHGFYFWTYEYMREQLHPGCRKSGQETLRTMLIAGGLAGVASWVCCYPLDVVKTRLQAQSPASPQKYNGIIDCLHKSVKQEGYSVLWRGLGTAVARAFVVNGAIFSAYEIALRCLFNNGNIQTGHNLE from the exons ATGGCTGGTATCATCTCCGGTTATCCACTTGACACCCTTAGAATCCGGCAACAAAGCACCGATTCAGGTTCTGCCCTTAGGATCTTACGCCGGGTTGTAGCCACGGAAGGACCCGGTGCTCTCTATAGAGGCATGGCTGCGCCATTGGCATCAGTCACCTTTCAG AATGCTATGGTTTTCCAGATATACGCCATTCTTTCACGAGCATTTGACTCGTCTGTATCTGCCACCGATCCACCATCCTACAAAGGTGTCGCTCTAGGAGGAGTTGGAACTGGTGCCTTACAGAGCGTCATGCTCACTCCGGTAGAACTAATAAAAATCCGCCTGCAATTGCAGAACACAAGTTTCCCAGGTTCTCAATCAGTCGGTGCTCATACAGGACCAATTAGTGTAGCTAAAAGCATACTGAAAACAGAAGGCTTAAGGGGGATATACAGGGGTTTTACCATCACCGCCCTTCGAGATGCGCCTTCTCACGGCTTCTACTTTTGGACATACGAGTACATGCGAGAACAGCTTCATCCGGGGTGCAGAAAGAGTGGCCAAGAAACCCTCAGAACAATGCTAATAGCAGGAGGTTTAGCAGGGGTTGCTAGCTGGGTTTGCTGTTATCCCTTGGATGTTGTAAAGACTAGACTGCAGGCTCAGTCACCAGCCTCCCCACAAAAGTACAATGGCATCATTGATTGCCTCCACAAAAGTGTAAAACAGGAAGGATATAGCGTCCTATGGCGAGGGCTAGGAACTGCTGTCGCTCGAGCTTTTGTAGTCAATGGGGCTATATTTTCTGCTTATGAGATTGCATTGAGGTGtttattcaacaatggaaacattcaGACAGGACACAATCTAGAATAA
- the LOC107932685 gene encoding pyridoxal 5'-phosphate synthase-like subunit PDX1.2 — MAEDGVVTLYNNTAITDTKKNPVSIKVGLTQMLRGGAILEVSNTNQAKIAEEAGACCLVIIEPNRQGISRMPDPALIKQIKRAVSIPIMSRSRIGHFVEAQILERVGVDYIDENEVLAIADEFNFINKHNFRCPFVCGCRNLGEALRRVREGAAMIRTQGDLSGTGNIVETVKNVRCVMGEIRILNNMDEDEVFAFSKKIAAPYDLVAQTKQMGRLPVVHFAAGGIVTPADAALMMQLGCDGVFVGSEVFDNCSDSYKRVRGIVEAVRHYNDPHVLVENSCGLEGEMAGLNVSEESMEQVGE, encoded by the coding sequence ATGGCAGAAGACGGAGTCGTAACACTCTACAACAACACGGCCATAACCGACACCAAGAAAAACCCAGTCTCGATCAAAGTGGGCCTGACACAAATGCTCCGTGGCGGAGCCATTCTCGAAGTTTCCAACACCAACCAAGCCAAAATCGCCGAAGAAGCAGGCGCCTGTTGTTTAGTCATCATTGAACCCAACCGCCAAGGCATTTCACGCATGCCGGATCCTGCTCTCATCAAACAAATAAAGCGCGCCGTTTCGATCCCCATCATGTCTCGTTCCCGCATCGGCCATTTCGTCGAAGCCCAGATACTCGAACGAGTCGGGGTCGATTACATTGACGAAAACGAGGTTTTAGCCATAGCTGATGAATTCAATTTTATTAACAAGCATAATTTTAGGTGCCCTTTTGTTTGCGGCTGCAGGAACCTCGGCGAAGCGTTAAGGAGAGTTAGAGAAGGAGCTGCAATGATTAGAACGCAAGGTGACTTGTCAGGCACTGGTAACATCGTCGAAACAGTTAAAAACGTCAGGTGTGTGATGGGTGAAATTAGGATCTTAAATAACATGGATGAAGATGAAGTTTTTGCATTTTCGAAGAAAATTGCCGCACCTTATGATTTGGTTGCTCAGACTAAGCAAATGGGTAGACTGCCAGTGGTACATTTTGCTGCTGGGGGAATCGTGACTCCGGCAGATGCTGCACTGATGATGCAGTTAGGGTGTGATGGTGTCTTTGTTGGGTCAGAAGTGTTTGATAACTGCTCGGATTCGTATAAGCGTGTTCGTGGGATTGTAGAGGCAGTTAGGCATTATAACGATCCTCATGTTTTGGTCGAGAATAGTTGCGGATTGGAAGGGGAGATGGCGGGGCTTAATGTTTCCGAGGAAAGTATGGAACAGGTTGGAGAATAA
- the LOC107932637 gene encoding mitochondrial arginine transporter BAC2 isoform X1 — MDFWPEFLASSWGKEFVAGGFGGMAGIISGYPLDTLRIRQQSTDSGSALRILRRVVATEGPGALYRGMAAPLASVTFQNAMVFQIYAILSRAFDSSVSATDPPSYKGVALGGVGTGALQSVMLTPVELIKIRLQLQNTSFPGSQSVGAHTGPISVAKSILKTEGLRGIYRGFTITALRDAPSHGFYFWTYEYMREQLHPGCRKSGQETLRTMLIAGGLAGVASWVCCYPLDVVKTRLQAQSPASPQKYNGIIDCLHKSVKQEGYSVLWRGLGTAVARAFVVNGAIFSAYEIALRCLFNNGNIQTGHNLE; from the exons ATGGATTTTTGGCCAGAGTTTCTTGCAAGTAGCtggggaaaagaatttgtggctGGAGGTTTTGGTGGAATGGCTGGTATCATCTCCGGTTATCCACTTGACACCCTTAGAATCCGGCAACAAAGCACCGATTCAGGTTCTGCCCTTAGGATCTTACGCCGGGTTGTAGCCACGGAAGGACCCGGTGCTCTCTATAGAGGCATGGCTGCGCCATTGGCATCAGTCACCTTTCAG AATGCTATGGTTTTCCAGATATACGCCATTCTTTCACGAGCATTTGACTCGTCTGTATCTGCCACCGATCCACCATCCTACAAAGGTGTCGCTCTAGGAGGAGTTGGAACTGGTGCCTTACAGAGCGTCATGCTCACTCCGGTAGAACTAATAAAAATCCGCCTGCAATTGCAGAACACAAGTTTCCCAGGTTCTCAATCAGTCGGTGCTCATACAGGACCAATTAGTGTAGCTAAAAGCATACTGAAAACAGAAGGCTTAAGGGGGATATACAGGGGTTTTACCATCACCGCCCTTCGAGATGCGCCTTCTCACGGCTTCTACTTTTGGACATACGAGTACATGCGAGAACAGCTTCATCCGGGGTGCAGAAAGAGTGGCCAAGAAACCCTCAGAACAATGCTAATAGCAGGAGGTTTAGCAGGGGTTGCTAGCTGGGTTTGCTGTTATCCCTTGGATGTTGTAAAGACTAGACTGCAGGCTCAGTCACCAGCCTCCCCACAAAAGTACAATGGCATCATTGATTGCCTCCACAAAAGTGTAAAACAGGAAGGATATAGCGTCCTATGGCGAGGGCTAGGAACTGCTGTCGCTCGAGCTTTTGTAGTCAATGGGGCTATATTTTCTGCTTATGAGATTGCATTGAGGTGtttattcaacaatggaaacattcaGACAGGACACAATCTAGAATAA